In Actinoplanes sp. NBC_00393, a single genomic region encodes these proteins:
- a CDS encoding DUF6157 family protein — MHSTNYVNTFIQVAEDSPASSATVPPQRATASVAELTFRMIAEAPYRYTSDDVVFTVWADRRAVPEGERAAAREQFFAKGQPCLRSSDLGKRYGWGIHSDAEGRIALVAVGSAEYARLAEGRAPDGTTVALTRAMRTSRRK, encoded by the coding sequence ATGCACAGCACCAACTACGTGAACACGTTCATCCAGGTGGCCGAGGACAGCCCGGCGTCGAGCGCGACGGTGCCGCCGCAGCGGGCCACGGCCAGCGTCGCCGAGCTCACCTTCCGGATGATCGCCGAGGCGCCGTACCGGTACACCTCCGACGACGTGGTCTTCACCGTGTGGGCGGACCGGCGCGCCGTGCCGGAAGGCGAGCGGGCAGCGGCGCGCGAGCAGTTCTTCGCCAAGGGCCAGCCCTGCCTGCGGTCGAGTGACCTGGGCAAACGGTACGGGTGGGGAATCCACTCGGACGCCGAGGGCCGGATCGCGCTGGTGGCGGTCGGGTCGGCGGAGTACGCGCGGCTGGCCGAGGGGCGGGCACCCGACGGGACCACCGTCGCGCTGACCCGGGCGATGCGTACCAGTCGCCGGAAGTGA
- a CDS encoding benzaldehyde dehydrogenase: MTAPQDKLLDPAAFTGRIHLDGQWVEGAGGTLDSIEPATGEVLATVGLAGPADVTRAAESAERAQQEWAALPHPQRAAVLRRAGQLWEQHAEEVIGWNVREVGSIPPFAGFAVHVTAEECFEAAALPSHPLGQVLASAEPRLSYAQRVPVGVVGVISPFNVPLILGIRAVAPALALGNAVLLKPDPRTVVTGGITMVRIFEEAGLPAGLLQLLPGGADIGTAMVEDPRVRVIAFTGSTRAGRSVGESAGRHLKRAHLELGGNSAFIVRPDADVEPAVNLATWGNYLNQGQICMSIGRHIVHESLFDEYVTKLAAKAESMVVGNPATGQVHLGPVIDATQRDRIHAWVQEAVEQGAGLAAGGTYEDLFYRPTVLANPDRDATIFREEVFGPVVSVIPYATDSEAASLAADTPYGLSLGIVTADALAGLELAQRIPTGIVHINDQTVNDEATAPFGGVRTSGTGSRHGGAEASIEAFTETRWITLRREPPQYPL; the protein is encoded by the coding sequence ATGACCGCACCGCAGGACAAGCTGCTCGACCCGGCCGCCTTCACCGGACGGATCCACCTCGACGGACAGTGGGTCGAGGGAGCGGGCGGGACGCTCGACTCGATCGAGCCGGCGACCGGCGAAGTCCTTGCGACCGTCGGGTTGGCCGGGCCGGCCGACGTGACGCGGGCCGCGGAGAGCGCCGAGCGTGCGCAGCAGGAGTGGGCGGCCCTGCCGCACCCGCAGCGCGCCGCGGTCCTGCGCCGGGCCGGGCAGCTGTGGGAACAGCACGCCGAGGAGGTGATCGGCTGGAACGTACGCGAGGTCGGCTCGATCCCGCCGTTCGCCGGGTTCGCCGTACACGTCACCGCCGAGGAGTGCTTCGAGGCGGCCGCGCTGCCGTCCCACCCGCTCGGGCAGGTGCTGGCGAGCGCCGAGCCACGGCTGTCGTACGCGCAACGCGTACCGGTGGGGGTCGTCGGGGTGATCTCGCCCTTCAACGTGCCGCTGATCCTGGGGATCCGCGCGGTCGCGCCGGCGCTCGCGCTGGGCAACGCGGTTCTTCTCAAACCCGATCCGCGTACGGTCGTCACCGGCGGCATCACGATGGTCCGGATCTTCGAGGAGGCCGGCCTGCCGGCGGGCCTACTGCAGCTGCTGCCCGGCGGCGCGGACATCGGCACCGCGATGGTCGAGGACCCGCGGGTACGCGTCATCGCGTTCACCGGCTCCACCCGGGCCGGCCGCTCGGTCGGCGAGTCGGCCGGCCGCCACCTCAAGCGCGCCCACCTGGAGCTGGGCGGCAACTCGGCGTTCATCGTCCGCCCCGACGCCGACGTCGAGCCGGCGGTGAACCTCGCGACCTGGGGCAACTACCTGAACCAGGGCCAGATCTGCATGTCGATCGGCCGGCACATCGTGCACGAGTCGCTGTTCGACGAGTACGTCACCAAGCTCGCCGCCAAAGCCGAGTCGATGGTCGTCGGCAACCCGGCGACCGGCCAGGTGCACCTGGGCCCGGTCATCGACGCCACCCAGCGCGACCGCATCCACGCGTGGGTGCAGGAGGCGGTCGAGCAGGGCGCCGGGCTGGCAGCCGGAGGCACGTACGAGGACCTGTTCTACCGCCCGACCGTGCTCGCCAACCCGGACCGGGACGCCACGATCTTCCGCGAGGAGGTCTTCGGCCCGGTCGTGTCGGTCATCCCGTACGCCACCGACTCCGAAGCGGCGTCGCTGGCCGCCGACACGCCGTACGGCTTGTCGCTCGGCATCGTCACCGCGGACGCCCTCGCCGGCCTCGAGCTGGCCCAGCGCATCCCGACCGGCATCGTCCACATCAACGACCAGACAGTCAACGACGAGGCCACCGCCCCGTTCGGCGGCGTCCGCACCTCCGGCACCGGCTCCCGCCACGGCGGCGCCGAGGCAAGCATCGAGGCCTTCACCGAGACCCGCTGGATCACGCTTCGCCGCGAGCCGCCGCAGTACCCCCTCTGA
- a CDS encoding NAD-dependent epimerase/dehydratase family protein has product MSRLFVTGGTGALGVPAIAHLLRAGHRVVALATGAASAAKLRAVGAEPVAGPVFDPAAMAAAVRGADAILHLATRIAPPASARRRSAWYANDRLRRDGTRVLVDAALHTGVSTVVYPSFAPVYADGGSRWLSYGDPVAPTDILQSTLDAEREVDRFTAAGGRGVVLRMAGVYGRHSPATRDVLALAGKGFSGFAGPAGAYQPLVWDEDVAAALLAAVETRGLSGGYDVADDRPLTRAELAVALAEVAGRRSVRRPPTWLVRAATGRRMSFLLRSQRVSNRRFREATGWAPAIPDAATGLRSLRRSGERV; this is encoded by the coding sequence ATGAGCCGGCTGTTCGTGACCGGCGGGACCGGCGCGCTGGGCGTACCGGCGATCGCTCATCTGCTGCGGGCCGGCCATCGGGTGGTCGCCCTGGCCACCGGAGCGGCCTCGGCCGCGAAGTTGCGGGCCGTCGGCGCCGAGCCGGTGGCCGGGCCGGTGTTCGATCCGGCGGCGATGGCCGCCGCCGTGCGCGGCGCTGACGCGATCCTGCACCTGGCCACGCGCATCGCGCCGCCGGCATCTGCGCGGCGCCGGTCCGCCTGGTACGCCAACGACCGCCTGCGCCGCGACGGCACCCGCGTCCTGGTCGACGCCGCCCTGCACACCGGCGTCAGCACGGTCGTCTATCCGAGTTTCGCCCCGGTCTACGCCGACGGCGGGTCACGCTGGCTGTCCTACGGCGATCCGGTCGCGCCGACCGACATCCTGCAGTCCACGCTCGACGCGGAACGGGAGGTCGACCGGTTCACCGCCGCCGGTGGGCGGGGTGTGGTGCTGCGGATGGCCGGGGTCTACGGCCGGCACTCCCCCGCCACCCGCGACGTGCTCGCGCTGGCCGGCAAGGGGTTCAGCGGGTTCGCCGGGCCGGCCGGCGCGTATCAGCCGCTGGTCTGGGACGAGGATGTCGCCGCGGCGCTGCTGGCGGCGGTGGAGACCAGGGGGCTGAGCGGCGGGTACGACGTCGCCGACGACCGGCCGCTGACCCGGGCGGAGCTGGCGGTCGCGCTGGCCGAGGTGGCCGGGCGCCGGTCGGTGCGCCGCCCGCCGACCTGGCTGGTGCGCGCCGCGACGGGGCGCCGGATGAGCTTCCTGCTGCGCAGCCAGCGGGTCAGCAACCGGCGGTTCCGCGAGGCGACCGGCTGGGCGCCGGCGATCCCGGACGCGGCCACCGGCCTGCGGTCCCTGCGCCGGTCCGGCGAGCGGGTGTAG
- a CDS encoding CPBP family intramembrane glutamic endopeptidase gives MTVELAPPRRAWSDRRRITVYLLISYLVSWAAWPLTLLNPSSAPFLPYGPTIAALVLTAWAGRRGDLRDLLRRLVRWRVHPAWYATAFLLPVLLFGAAVLIAVALGVPADTGGGPFPWAALPTLFAVRTIFGGPLGEEPGWRGYLLPLLRRRHGALAASLLIGLSGRRSTCPRWCPGRPPASARSPSS, from the coding sequence ATGACAGTCGAACTGGCACCACCGCGCCGGGCCTGGAGCGACCGCCGGCGCATCACCGTCTACCTGCTGATCAGCTACCTGGTGTCCTGGGCCGCCTGGCCGCTGACCCTGCTCAACCCGTCCAGCGCGCCGTTCCTGCCGTACGGGCCCACCATCGCCGCTCTCGTGCTGACTGCCTGGGCCGGGCGCCGCGGCGACCTGCGCGACCTGTTGCGCCGCCTGGTCCGCTGGCGGGTCCATCCCGCCTGGTACGCGACCGCGTTCCTGCTGCCGGTGCTGCTGTTCGGCGCGGCCGTGCTGATCGCCGTCGCGCTCGGCGTGCCCGCCGACACCGGCGGCGGCCCGTTCCCGTGGGCCGCGCTGCCGACCCTGTTCGCCGTCCGCACGATCTTCGGCGGCCCGCTCGGCGAGGAACCGGGCTGGCGCGGCTACCTGCTGCCGCTGCTGCGCCGCCGGCACGGCGCGCTCGCCGCCAGCCTGCTGATCGGCCTGTCTGGGCGCCGTTCCACCTGCCCGCGATGGTGTCCGGGCCGGCCACCGGCCAGCGCCCGCTCGCCCAGTTCCTGA
- a CDS encoding helix-turn-helix domain-containing protein, with product MTSTSRPLDRADRSGVLHPDNLRRYAATIHDAHASVAAVVDHFWTVAWHLPDGERIQQHVVTDPAVTLTVEAGNVPAELVVTGVHRRTWVREIAGWGSAFAIRLRPAGLAVVSDLTPDAIADRTLAVVPALDARLHTLMRAVADEPDVASRIARATALIRTLVAERPLTARQRLANDAVAALMRGEPLPPEPSARSVQRALRETIGQGPAWVRRWVRLQEVVRQFAVDGEAGAAGIAARLGYVDQSHLVNDFRAAVGMTPGEYLRSLAVSSSPAGSPADGRSSTTPA from the coding sequence ATGACGAGCACGTCGCGGCCGCTCGACCGGGCTGACCGGTCGGGGGTGCTGCACCCGGACAACCTGCGTCGCTACGCCGCGACGATCCACGACGCGCACGCGAGCGTCGCCGCGGTCGTCGATCACTTCTGGACGGTGGCGTGGCACCTGCCCGACGGCGAGCGCATCCAGCAGCACGTCGTCACCGACCCGGCGGTGACGCTCACCGTCGAGGCCGGCAACGTGCCCGCCGAACTCGTCGTCACCGGTGTGCACCGGCGCACCTGGGTCCGCGAGATCGCCGGCTGGGGCAGCGCCTTCGCGATCCGGCTGCGGCCGGCCGGGCTTGCCGTCGTCAGCGACCTGACCCCGGACGCGATCGCCGACCGGACCCTCGCGGTCGTCCCCGCGCTGGACGCCCGGCTGCACACGCTGATGCGCGCGGTCGCCGACGAGCCGGACGTCGCGTCCCGCATCGCCCGGGCGACGGCGCTAATCCGTACCCTCGTTGCCGAACGACCCCTGACCGCCCGGCAGCGGCTGGCGAACGACGCCGTGGCCGCGCTGATGCGCGGCGAACCGCTGCCGCCGGAGCCCTCCGCGCGCAGCGTGCAGCGTGCCCTGCGCGAGACGATCGGCCAGGGCCCGGCCTGGGTCCGGCGATGGGTGCGCCTGCAGGAGGTGGTCCGCCAGTTCGCCGTCGACGGCGAGGCCGGCGCGGCCGGCATCGCGGCCCGGCTGGGCTACGTCGACCAGTCGCACCTGGTCAACGACTTCCGCGCCGCGGTCGGCATGACACCGGGGGAGTATCTGAGATCACTAGCGGTTTCGTCTTCACCGGCGGGGTCGCCGGCCGATGGAAGGAGCTCCACGACCCCCGCCTGA
- a CDS encoding helix-turn-helix domain-containing protein: MDRLTPQEVQVAQFVARGLTSAEVAAQLFLSRRTIDFHLRNVFAKLGITSRTELAHLIAERRVPGAEPGG, encoded by the coding sequence GTGGACCGGCTGACCCCGCAGGAGGTGCAGGTGGCCCAGTTCGTGGCGCGCGGGCTGACCAGCGCGGAGGTGGCCGCCCAGCTGTTCCTGTCCCGCCGGACGATCGACTTCCACCTGCGGAACGTGTTCGCGAAGCTGGGCATCACCTCGCGTACCGAGCTGGCGCACCTGATCGCCGAACGGCGCGTCCCCGGCGCCGAGCCGGGCGGGTGA